The nucleotide sequence AACCTTTATCTCAGCTTAAAACTCTAAGCAACTAAGTTTAAAGTAATAAATgcactaacatttttatttaatattctgttATAATGCAGAATTTGGTGTGAGGAGGATTAATCGTGATCTTTTCCCAGTGGTATTTGCTAATGAAACAGAAAGAGCAGGGCAGCAAAATCTTCTCATGCATTCCTCCAAGGCAACAATATTTGAGGTTCTAATGTACAGTTCATTCTTCAGACCTTTCTAGATGAGCATAATGTTAGGTAATCTTAATTGCCAAGTCAAATTTAAAATACCATGCCATTTTCTGCatgaaatttgctttatttttcatgcttAGATTATTTAGCTTAGTGaagcagtttttaaaatccaAACAGAGACTTTGGGTTGGAAGTATGAGCTGACAAACTGAGTTTTAAGCGTGAGATTTGTTGActaaaaatgatgattttcttcatgtttgtttttcacttcaaaatgttTTGCCTCTCTCCCCTATCCAGTTAATACACTGTTAAATGTGAAATTGAGCGAGACAGAAAATGGCAAGCACGTCTCTATATTGGATTTACCTGGCGACATTCTTATCATCCCTCAAGCCACCCTCGGGGGAAGAGTAAAAGGAAAGAACATGCAGTATCACTCTAACTCTGGAAAAGAAGAAGGGTTAGAACTTTATTCTCAATTTGTGACTCTATGTGAAAAAGAATTAGCTGCCAACAGCAAGTGTGCTGAAGCTGGGGTTGTAGTGGAACATGGCACTTACGGGAACAGGCAGGTGTTAAAGCTGGATACCAATGGACCATACACACatttaattgaattttgaaaattaaaaattagtttctgtAGCTGTTCTATGGTATTAAATGATCTGAACTATATTAAGGTTTTCTTACCCTTCATCTTGAAAACACTAATCTGCAGCATTTTTAGACAAGAAAATCCTGGGTCCCTTATATAACTCTGCAACCTGCTAATTGGGTGACCTTGCCAAGTCACCTAAACTGTGATCTCAGTCACCTTTTGTCCTGCTTTCTCCTACCCTTCCACTTGAAAATTTGAGAAATGCTGTCTATTGACTTCATAGTCATTAAGCAAATGTTCTtagctgtatttttaaagttacatacattttaaatattttactatgaaGAAATTTGTGGTATCCAGGGAAATACGTTTATTATGCTCTCATTTGTGTAGTATgtgataaaaataactatttgtgTTAAAATTAGGTAAAATCCAACACAAACCATTTATAACTttgtctattttaatatttatattttccatattttgaatCAAAGTATATGTGATTCGTCATTCCTTTTATaatatgtatcaaaatgtcacatagAAATGTTTGTGCATTGTATTACTTTCCAAGGACATATAGATGCTTTACATAATTTTAGGAATCTTTAGTTAACATAGAAACAAGGTATAGGGgattaaaagttgtttttattaaacATACCCATAC is from Microcebus murinus isolate Inina chromosome 6, M.murinus_Inina_mat1.0, whole genome shotgun sequence and encodes:
- the DTD2 gene encoding D-aminoacyl-tRNA deacylase 2 — encoded protein: MADGGRTPQARALLQQCLHARLQVRPAEGDAAAQWVEIQRGLVIYVCFFKGADKELLPKMVNTLLNVKLSETENGKHVSILDLPGDILIIPQATLGGRVKGKNMQYHSNSGKEEGLELYSQFVTLCEKELAANSKCAEAGVVVEHGTYGNRQVLKLDTNGPYTHLIEF